Proteins from one Bacillus alveayuensis genomic window:
- a CDS encoding hypothetical protein (product_source=Hypo-rule applied), translating to MGKSNKSKRFIQQGKNAITKYDERFPYRMTYAEAEERKNEEIENITRGGF from the coding sequence ATGGGTAAAAGCAATAAATCAAAGCGATTTATTCAACAAGGTAAAAATGCTATTACTAAATATGATGAAAGGTTCCCTTACCGCATGACCTATGCAGAGGCAGAAGAACGAAAAAATGAGGAAATCGAAAACATAACTCGTGGTGGTTTTTAA
- a CDS encoding hypothetical protein (product_source=Hypo-rule applied; cath_funfam=1.20.5.620; pfam=PF12758; superfamily=81573) produces MGKNQLFQEARHLVQYAEKVASRLIEGDKEKAIAKAENALSSAYANSSLAEQKQLSELQQTLDRIK; encoded by the coding sequence ATGGGTAAAAACCAACTATTTCAAGAAGCCCGTCATTTAGTTCAATACGCTGAAAAAGTTGCTTCAAGATTAATTGAAGGGGATAAGGAAAAAGCAATCGCCAAAGCGGAAAACGCTCTTTCCTCCGCCTATGCAAACTCAAGCTTAGCGGAGCAAAAACAGCTTTCTGAGCTTCAGCAAACATTAGATCGTATAAAGTAA
- a CDS encoding uncharacterized membrane-anchored protein YitT (DUF2179 family) (product_source=COG1284; cog=COG1284; pfam=PF02588,PF10035; superfamily=54913; transmembrane_helix_parts=Inside_1_8,TMhelix_9_28,Outside_29_51,TMhelix_52_74,Inside_75_80,TMhelix_81_103,Outside_104_107,TMhelix_108_130,Inside_131_149,TMhelix_150_172,Outside_173_280), whose protein sequence is MVIEEGKKLVIVLFGAFLNALALNLFLIPANVYASGFTGVSQLLSNVLREFTPVYISTGIILFILNIPVAILGWKKVGKSFTLYSFLSVAATTFFLEMIPIHAVSNDILLNAVFGGVIAAIGIGLTLKWGASTGGLDIIAMVLSRMNDKPVGTYFFTLNAIIILTAGLLYGWEKALYTLVALYVSTRIIDAIHTRYEKLTAMIITKKGEELKKAIQAKLVRGITTVPAKGAFTNEEKEMMIIVITRYELYDLEKIIKEVDPHAFTNIVQTTGIFGFFRKD, encoded by the coding sequence ATGGTTATTGAAGAGGGAAAAAAGCTCGTCATTGTCCTTTTTGGAGCGTTTTTAAATGCCCTAGCCCTTAATTTATTTTTAATTCCGGCAAATGTATATGCGTCGGGATTTACAGGTGTCTCCCAACTTTTGTCAAATGTTCTGAGGGAGTTCACTCCTGTTTATATTTCAACCGGTATTATTCTTTTCATTTTAAATATTCCTGTTGCCATTTTAGGATGGAAAAAGGTTGGAAAATCGTTTACTTTATATAGCTTTCTCAGTGTTGCCGCAACAACGTTTTTTCTTGAAATGATTCCAATTCATGCTGTTTCAAATGATATTTTGTTAAATGCAGTATTTGGAGGGGTTATTGCTGCGATTGGAATAGGATTAACGTTAAAATGGGGTGCTTCGACAGGAGGATTAGATATTATTGCAATGGTTCTTTCTCGCATGAATGATAAGCCAGTCGGGACATACTTTTTCACTTTGAATGCTATAATTATATTAACAGCTGGATTACTATACGGTTGGGAAAAAGCATTATATACACTCGTTGCTTTATACGTTTCCACTCGAATCATTGATGCCATCCATACTAGGTATGAGAAATTAACCGCTATGATTATTACGAAAAAAGGGGAAGAACTAAAAAAAGCTATACAGGCAAAGCTTGTTCGGGGAATTACTACAGTGCCAGCAAAAGGGGCGTTTACAAACGAAGAGAAGGAAATGATGATTATCGTTATTACCCGTTATGAGCTTTATGATTTAGAAAAAATCATTAAAGAAGTGGATCCCCACGCGTTTACGAACATTGTGCAAACGACAGGCATTTTTGGTTTCTTTAGGAAAGATTAA
- a CDS encoding hydroxymethylpyrimidine pyrophosphatase-like HAD family hydrolase (product_source=COG0561; cath_funfam=3.40.50.1000; cog=COG0561; pfam=PF08282; superfamily=56784), with the protein MGNAIPEVKAAANYVTKTNEEDGVALFLQEVLTL; encoded by the coding sequence ATGGGAAACGCGATTCCAGAAGTAAAAGCAGCCGCCAACTATGTAACTAAAACAAACGAAGAAGACGGTGTTGCTCTTTTTCTTCAAGAAGTTTTAACACTTTAA
- a CDS encoding fermentation-respiration switch protein FrsA (DUF1100 family) (product_source=COG1073; cath_funfam=3.40.50.1820; cog=COG1073; ko=KO:K06889; pfam=PF00326; superfamily=53474) has translation MKVVVDHLYINGIPLLHLYKEGNERIKLPFVIFVHGFTSAKEHNLHYAYLLAKKGFRVALPEAKYHGERGFLSTENELMLKFWDIVIQMIQDLNEIKAYFEKKEWILNQQIGVAGTSMGGMITLGALTQYSWIKAAVCLMGSPYYQAFARQQIKMLKQEGVEISLSDEELNEQIDKLYDYDLSLHKEALANRPILFWHGKKDTVVPYDPTYQFYEDIKPLYQHNQDDLQFFSDENAGHKVSRQGVLWTVEWFEKHLQQNNRNEIKSSL, from the coding sequence ATGAAAGTGGTTGTTGATCATCTTTATATTAATGGTATACCGTTGCTTCATTTATACAAAGAAGGAAATGAACGCATAAAGCTTCCTTTTGTTATATTTGTTCATGGATTTACAAGTGCAAAAGAACATAACCTTCACTATGCTTATTTGTTGGCAAAAAAAGGATTTCGTGTTGCTCTTCCAGAGGCAAAATATCACGGGGAACGAGGATTTCTTTCCACCGAAAATGAATTAATGCTAAAATTTTGGGATATCGTGATTCAAATGATTCAAGACTTAAATGAAATAAAAGCATATTTCGAGAAAAAAGAATGGATTCTCAATCAGCAAATTGGTGTAGCTGGTACTTCTATGGGAGGAATGATAACATTAGGAGCTTTAACCCAATATTCTTGGATAAAGGCTGCTGTATGTTTAATGGGAAGCCCATATTATCAAGCATTTGCTCGCCAGCAAATCAAAATGTTAAAACAAGAAGGTGTAGAAATATCGTTAAGTGATGAAGAACTAAATGAACAGATCGATAAGTTATATGACTACGATTTATCCTTACATAAAGAAGCCTTAGCCAATCGTCCCATATTATTTTGGCATGGGAAGAAAGATACAGTTGTCCCATATGACCCTACCTATCAATTTTATGAGGACATTAAACCACTTTACCAACATAACCAAGACGATTTGCAATTTTTTTCGGATGAAAATGCCGGCCATAAAGTTTCCCGTCAAGGTGTATTATGGACCGTTGAATGGTTTGAAAAACATTTACAGCAGAATAATAGGAATGAAATCAAATCTTCGTTATAA
- a CDS encoding hypothetical protein (product_source=Hypo-rule applied; pfam=PF12690) — MKRFFIFFFILLIGAACGVEKTKEKEHREGNREKIVITVDARESTDFVDFVLMVKNETEQEVEFEFPSSQKYEIVVTNDKEEELYRYSIGKMFTQALQYETVPPFHYLEFSERWNYMKDGERIPPGTYTVSVTWRGHEKGIETTLTAKEEMEVPKPHPSFRHVTIVEKEKQFTISGEVKTASRHIHYVVEDGHFELVKGKVFVTSSQEWTKFTLNILKEDVISKRPLMLLLYSEETNVPYRIPIKTK, encoded by the coding sequence ATGAAGCGGTTTTTCATTTTTTTCTTTATTTTATTGATTGGTGCTGCATGTGGTGTGGAAAAGACGAAAGAGAAGGAACATAGAGAAGGAAATCGCGAAAAAATAGTTATCACGGTTGATGCTAGAGAAAGTACTGATTTTGTTGATTTTGTTTTGATGGTAAAAAATGAAACCGAACAGGAAGTGGAATTTGAATTTCCTTCTAGTCAAAAGTATGAAATAGTTGTTACAAACGATAAAGAGGAAGAATTATATCGTTACTCCATTGGTAAAATGTTTACACAAGCCCTTCAATATGAAACAGTGCCGCCTTTCCATTACCTTGAATTTTCAGAAAGGTGGAATTATATGAAAGATGGTGAACGAATTCCACCAGGGACTTATACCGTTTCTGTAACGTGGCGTGGGCATGAAAAAGGAATTGAAACAACATTAACAGCAAAGGAAGAAATGGAAGTTCCAAAGCCTCATCCTTCCTTTCGACATGTAACCATTGTGGAAAAGGAAAAACAATTTACGATATCAGGTGAAGTCAAAACAGCTAGTCGACATATTCATTATGTTGTAGAAGATGGACATTTCGAACTTGTTAAAGGGAAGGTTTTTGTTACGAGCAGTCAAGAATGGACAAAATTCACGTTGAACATTTTAAAAGAAGACGTAATTTCGAAAAGGCCTCTCATGCTGCTTCTTTATAGTGAAGAAACGAACGTGCCGTACAGGATCCCAATAAAAACAAAATGA
- a CDS encoding metal-sulfur cluster biosynthetic enzyme (product_source=COG2151; cath_funfam=3.30.300.130; cog=COG2151; pfam=PF01883; superfamily=117916): MDEALKENIMGALEQVVDPELGIDIVNLGLVYDIELDEEGTCKVTMTLTSMGCPLAGTIVDQVKTALDGIPEIKNVDVNIVWNPPWSKDRMSRYAKIALGIQ, translated from the coding sequence ATGGATGAAGCGTTAAAAGAAAATATTATGGGTGCTCTTGAGCAAGTCGTAGACCCTGAATTAGGGATTGATATTGTCAATTTAGGTTTAGTTTATGATATAGAGTTGGATGAAGAAGGGACATGTAAAGTAACGATGACATTAACCTCAATGGGCTGTCCGCTTGCTGGCACAATCGTTGACCAAGTGAAAACAGCTTTAGATGGAATTCCGGAAATCAAAAACGTAGATGTTAACATCGTTTGGAATCCGCCATGGTCAAAAGACCGTATGTCTCGTTATGCGAAAATTGCCTTGGGGATTCAATAA